The stretch of DNA TTTCAATATCTTTTCTTAATTGCATTCCATTAAATGTTTTATTAACTTTTAATTTCACTATTTTTTCTAATTCTTTTAAAGTAAATGGTTCAATATGTTCAAATTTAAGACTTTTTAGCGTATATTTTGAACCTTCATCTATAGAAATATCTATATCAATGTAACCAGTATCTGGTTCTATATTTACTGTTGGTCCGCTGACTTTTACATCAGCATATCCTTTTGATAGATATAGATCCCTGATTGATTGAATGTCTGATTCAAGATCCTGCGGATATAATTTACCAGTATAAAACCATGGTAAAAATGTTAATATGTAAGGACCATATTTTTCATGGTTTTTCATTACATCCAAAATCTCACTTGTTTTGATATGGTGATTGCCAATAATATTAATTTTGTGTATAAATGTTTTCTTTCCTTCTCTTATTTGAAAAACGACATCTACGCGATTTCCCGGAACAGGTTCTAACTTATATGTAACATTGGTTAAATATATACCTTTTGATGCATAAAAACCAACAATTGCCGCAACACTTTCTTGCAAATTTTTTTTGCTAAGAATCTGGTACTCTTTAACTTTACATACTTTATATAATTCTTCATCCTTAAACATTTTATTGCCTTCGAATTTTACAAATCTAATTGCCGGTTTTTCTTTTACATCAAATGTTAAAATAACACCACTAGCAACTTTTTTAATACTGGCCGAAACTGTTTCAAAAAAACCAAGATTGTATATATTTTTAATATCTTCATTGACAGCTTTCAAATTTAGCGGTGTATTGGTTTTTTCTTTAACAACACTTAGAATTGTAGGTTTATCTATTCTTACATTGCCTTCTACATTAATTTCAACAATATTTTGCGCGTATGCAAAGTTTATCAAAACAAAAAATATGAACAAAGAGCTAAATATTACTTTCATTGGTTAAAACCCCTTCTGATAAAAAATATGTAATATCACAAAAATTAGCAATTTTTTTGCTATGTGTGGAAATTACTACTGTTGTGTTGAGCGACTGTTGTAAATTTCGCAAAAGCGTCATCAAAAGCATAGCATTATTTTCATCTATGTTAGATGTTGGTTCATCAGCTATTATTAGCTTTGGTTTATTTACCAAAGCACGAGCTACAGCAACCCTTTGTTTTTCTCCACCAGACAAATTATAACTCCGTTTGTCAAAAAGTTCTTCACTAATTCCAACTCTCAATAAGAGTTCTCTTGCATAATCTTTTTGTATTATACCATTAATCATCGTGGGAAGCAAAACATTTTCTAACACTGTAAGCTCGTTTATAAGAGAATAAAACTGAAAAACAAAACCAATATAACTATTTCTGAAAATTGCCAGTTTTTTTTTATCAGAAAAATTCACTTTTTCTCCAAAAAACAATACTTCACCATCATCTGGTTCATCAAGTAAACCAAGAATATGAAGCAATGTTGATTTGCCTGATCCAGAAACACCCATAATAGCAACCATCTTGCTTTCTTCAACATCAAGATTTACATTGTTTAAAACCAATGTATTGGTTTTTCCGCTTTTAAAAGATTTTTTTATGTTATGAGCACTGATTATCATTGTCTTAAAACCTCAATTATATTCATTTTGGATGCTTTTGATGCAGGATATAGACTTGCAAGCGTACACAAACCAA from Desulfurella sp. encodes:
- a CDS encoding ABC transporter ATP-binding protein; the protein is MIISAHNIKKSFKSGKTNTLVLNNVNLDVEESKMVAIMGVSGSGKSTLLHILGLLDEPDDGEVLFFGEKVNFSDKKKLAIFRNSYIGFVFQFYSLINELTVLENVLLPTMINGIIQKDYARELLLRVGISEELFDKRSYNLSGGEKQRVAVARALVNKPKLIIADEPTSNIDENNAMLLMTLLRNLQQSLNTTVVISTHSKKIANFCDITYFLSEGVLTNESNI